A window of the Bdellovibrio sp. ZAP7 genome harbors these coding sequences:
- a CDS encoding leucyl aminopeptidase, producing MAFNLLNKDIDTLTCPALVVFSKSSSQKDKLAKVTHNELNKQLVDSITEKTITGKHQEAITFREFNISGYRHLIVVGLGKENEITHESVRQSVASALEAIKALNVKEAALHFDGITAGKKDAADFAKAVAEGLVLTSYVFDELKSSTKAKKDEDELNVHVVTKLAADKAVKAAFNEGAVLGNVVNFSRRLGDMPGNLMTPTILADSAVAAAKGIANLKVTVWDKARIKKEKMGGLLGVAAGSDQEPRFIIMEYKGAAASKKPVCFVGKGLTFDCGGISIKPGAGMEEMKYDMCGGANVIGTLLAIAQLKLKVNAVGLVASTENLINGSATKPGDVHTARNGKTFEVNNTDAEGRLILADALSYATELAPQVICDAATLTGAMVIALGNTHTGYFTRNSALKTKIEKAAVQSGEWVWNMPLTDYHVKDMKGVYADLSNISSGKGAGSATAAAFLEQFVGEGIPWAHFDIAGTGWAVGNRLPYAPKKGASGAMIRTFVEVAKQYV from the coding sequence ATGGCTTTTAACTTACTGAACAAAGATATTGATACTTTGACTTGCCCGGCTTTGGTCGTGTTTTCAAAGTCTTCTTCACAAAAAGACAAGCTTGCAAAAGTGACTCATAATGAGCTGAACAAACAGCTGGTCGATTCAATCACTGAAAAAACGATTACTGGGAAACATCAGGAAGCGATTACTTTCCGCGAATTCAATATCTCTGGCTACCGTCATCTTATTGTTGTCGGTCTTGGTAAAGAAAACGAAATCACACACGAATCTGTTCGCCAATCTGTGGCATCTGCACTTGAAGCAATCAAAGCTTTGAATGTTAAAGAAGCCGCTTTGCATTTTGACGGTATCACTGCAGGTAAAAAAGATGCTGCTGATTTCGCAAAAGCGGTTGCTGAAGGTTTAGTTCTAACTTCTTACGTATTCGACGAATTGAAGTCTTCAACTAAAGCTAAAAAAGATGAAGATGAACTGAACGTTCACGTTGTTACTAAATTGGCGGCCGACAAAGCTGTTAAAGCGGCTTTCAACGAAGGCGCAGTTTTGGGTAACGTGGTTAACTTCTCTCGTCGCCTTGGTGATATGCCAGGTAACTTGATGACGCCGACAATCCTTGCTGACTCTGCCGTGGCGGCAGCTAAAGGTATCGCAAACTTGAAAGTAACAGTTTGGGATAAGGCTCGTATCAAAAAAGAAAAAATGGGCGGCCTTCTGGGTGTTGCTGCTGGTTCTGATCAAGAGCCTCGCTTCATCATCATGGAATACAAAGGTGCAGCTGCTTCTAAAAAACCGGTTTGCTTCGTAGGTAAAGGTCTAACTTTTGACTGCGGTGGTATTTCTATTAAGCCGGGTGCCGGTATGGAAGAAATGAAATACGATATGTGCGGCGGTGCAAACGTGATCGGTACTTTGCTTGCAATCGCTCAATTGAAATTGAAAGTAAACGCAGTTGGTTTGGTAGCTTCTACTGAAAACTTGATCAACGGTTCTGCAACTAAGCCAGGTGATGTTCACACAGCTCGCAACGGTAAAACGTTCGAAGTGAACAACACGGATGCTGAAGGTCGTTTGATCCTTGCAGACGCTTTGTCTTACGCTACTGAGTTGGCTCCGCAAGTGATCTGTGATGCTGCAACTTTGACTGGCGCGATGGTTATTGCTTTGGGCAATACACACACTGGTTACTTCACTCGCAACTCTGCTTTGAAAACTAAAATTGAAAAAGCAGCAGTTCAATCTGGTGAGTGGGTTTGGAACATGCCTTTGACAGATTACCACGTGAAAGACATGAAAGGCGTTTACGCTGATCTTTCTAACATCTCTTCTGGAAAAGGTGCAGGTTCTGCAACAGCAGCAGCATTCCTAGAGCAGTTCGTTGGCGAAGGCATCCCTTGGGCTCACTTCGATATCGCTGGTACTGGTTGGGCTGTTGGTAATCGTCTTCCATACGCTCCTAAAAAAGGTGCTTCTGGTGCGATGATCCGCACGTTCGTTGAAGTAGCTAAACAATACGTTTAG
- a CDS encoding phospholipase D family protein: MKSRSHFAILSLAFLMCSCATLPKEVQRSPSSTLDPDPTTTLSKRVKEKLQGKHDLSGFHPLFSGEDAFVARIASIRAAERSLDMQYYIWNNDLTGNIMTAETMKAADRGVRVRILLDDLNLGQYEKALRIMSLHPNIQVRMVNPFANRSFRIFDITRLSEVNRRMHNKVFVADSEVAIVGGRNIGNEYFWASEGINFGDLDLWAIGPVVSGLSKEFDAYWNSEIAYPIASLTPSQKVSEDDLKQFRDKLNEAYQKALDTPYTKGLRNDKLLADFASGDIEKYWGEAHVVYDSPAKFKEDPKDQGDNLQSQLQPYMAGAKEEIMMISPYFVPGDQGVNNLSEKVKKGVHVTVLTNSLASSDVSSVFAGYKGYRKDLIRVGVELYELRPRFHKDLIKQKKSLGSSGSHAGLHGKTLVFDRKYIFVGSMNLDPRSVHINTEMGVVVESAEMAGKFSTRFKENLPEIAYELSLDIDGDLQWTTFDDGRKNTFTSEPESSWWQRVKASFMSLFIPESYL, encoded by the coding sequence ATGAAAAGTCGCTCCCATTTTGCCATTTTGTCCTTGGCATTTTTAATGTGTTCGTGTGCGACTTTGCCAAAAGAAGTGCAGCGCAGTCCCAGCAGCACTTTAGATCCCGATCCAACGACAACTCTTTCAAAACGCGTTAAAGAAAAACTTCAAGGCAAGCACGATCTCTCCGGTTTTCATCCCCTATTCTCCGGTGAAGATGCCTTTGTCGCCAGAATAGCATCCATACGCGCAGCCGAGCGGTCGCTGGATATGCAGTACTACATTTGGAATAACGATCTTACCGGCAACATCATGACAGCTGAAACCATGAAGGCAGCCGATCGCGGCGTGCGCGTACGCATTCTACTGGATGATTTGAATCTTGGTCAGTACGAGAAAGCCTTACGGATCATGTCCTTGCATCCCAATATACAAGTGCGCATGGTAAACCCATTCGCCAATCGCAGCTTTCGGATTTTCGATATTACTCGCTTAAGTGAAGTGAATCGTCGCATGCACAATAAAGTTTTTGTTGCCGACAGCGAGGTCGCGATCGTGGGTGGTCGCAATATCGGGAACGAATACTTTTGGGCAAGTGAAGGAATTAATTTCGGGGACCTTGATTTGTGGGCGATTGGGCCTGTCGTATCAGGACTGTCCAAAGAATTTGATGCTTATTGGAACAGCGAAATTGCTTATCCGATTGCCTCGCTCACCCCCTCTCAGAAGGTGAGCGAGGACGATCTAAAACAGTTTCGAGACAAATTAAACGAGGCCTACCAGAAAGCCTTGGACACGCCTTATACCAAAGGGCTACGCAACGACAAACTGCTGGCGGATTTTGCCTCTGGAGATATTGAAAAGTATTGGGGCGAAGCCCATGTGGTATACGACTCCCCTGCAAAGTTTAAAGAAGACCCCAAGGACCAGGGGGACAATCTTCAATCACAACTTCAACCCTATATGGCCGGTGCTAAGGAAGAAATCATGATGATCTCTCCTTATTTTGTTCCTGGTGACCAAGGGGTAAATAATCTTTCTGAAAAAGTTAAAAAGGGAGTCCACGTTACCGTCCTGACAAACTCACTGGCATCAAGTGACGTTAGCAGTGTCTTTGCCGGTTATAAGGGATATCGAAAAGATTTGATTCGAGTTGGAGTGGAACTTTATGAACTGCGCCCTCGCTTTCACAAAGATCTGATTAAGCAAAAAAAATCCCTGGGTTCCAGCGGCTCACATGCCGGTCTTCACGGAAAAACTTTGGTGTTTGATCGAAAGTATATTTTCGTGGGTTCGATGAACTTAGATCCCCGTTCGGTGCACATAAATACTGAAATGGGGGTCGTTGTTGAAAGTGCCGAAATGGCTGGTAAGTTTTCCACCCGGTTTAAAGAGAATCTTCCCGAGATTGCGTATGAACTTAGTTTAGATATCGATGGTGATCTGCAATGGACCACGTTCGACGATGGACGAAAAAATACCTTCACTTCTGAACCAGAATCAAGCTGGTGGCAAAGAGTGAAGGCATCATTTATGTCGTTATTTATTCCTGAAAGTTATCTCTAG
- the gshA gene encoding glutamate--cysteine ligase has product MAKLTLHKQTLANMQEICSWFKAKSNEFQHPIYSSYDIRDSGYKISNVDANIFPAGFNNICPTDKETSVSLMNKYIIEHYGEKIKKILLVTEEHTNNAFYWENVFTIKSLIEASSIEVKVAIPRELEQPMQITSSAGNEITVHSALMSGSLMKEFKPDLIISNNDFSEAYEEWAKTVTEFPMNPPRELGWYQRKKSTYFKYYNQLVKEFSAIAKIDPFLMTVETELFEHFDIGDENSRAALAARVDAMLAHLKAEYQKRGITQEPFVFVKNNAGTYGLAVIRVGSGAEVKEWSYKSRKKMKAAKGGRDVEEVIIQEGIPSIVESDGASAEPVIYMIGSELAGGFLRTHSEKSSTESLNSPGAVYKRLCVSDLAINTPGCPQENVYGWTAKLGLLAIAHEARELKAEFKGYK; this is encoded by the coding sequence ATGGCGAAGCTTACCCTTCACAAACAAACACTCGCCAACATGCAGGAAATCTGTTCTTGGTTCAAAGCCAAGTCCAATGAATTCCAACATCCGATTTATTCCAGCTATGATATCCGTGACTCCGGTTACAAGATTTCAAACGTGGATGCGAATATTTTCCCAGCAGGCTTTAATAACATCTGCCCAACGGATAAAGAGACTTCCGTCAGCTTAATGAATAAATACATCATCGAGCACTATGGCGAAAAAATTAAAAAGATCCTGTTGGTTACTGAAGAACATACGAACAATGCGTTCTATTGGGAGAACGTCTTCACGATTAAATCACTTATCGAAGCCTCCAGCATTGAAGTTAAAGTAGCGATTCCTCGTGAACTTGAACAGCCCATGCAAATCACAAGCTCGGCCGGAAACGAAATCACTGTTCATTCTGCTTTGATGAGCGGAAGCCTGATGAAAGAGTTTAAGCCAGATTTGATTATCAGCAATAACGATTTCTCTGAAGCCTATGAAGAGTGGGCAAAGACAGTGACTGAATTTCCGATGAATCCACCGCGCGAGCTGGGTTGGTATCAACGTAAAAAAAGCACTTACTTCAAATACTATAATCAGCTTGTCAAAGAATTCAGCGCGATCGCAAAAATCGATCCGTTTCTGATGACAGTTGAAACGGAATTATTCGAGCACTTCGATATTGGTGATGAAAACAGTCGTGCCGCATTGGCCGCTCGTGTGGACGCCATGCTTGCGCATCTAAAAGCAGAATATCAAAAACGCGGAATCACTCAGGAGCCATTTGTATTCGTAAAAAACAATGCGGGTACTTATGGACTCGCAGTTATTCGTGTCGGTTCTGGCGCGGAAGTAAAAGAGTGGAGCTATAAATCCCGTAAAAAAATGAAAGCTGCCAAAGGCGGTCGTGACGTTGAGGAAGTGATCATTCAAGAAGGCATTCCTTCAATTGTAGAATCTGACGGGGCGAGTGCGGAGCCTGTGATTTACATGATCGGTTCTGAATTGGCAGGTGGCTTTTTAAGAACTCACTCCGAGAAAAGCTCTACGGAAAGTTTAAACAGCCCCGGTGCAGTTTATAAGCGTCTTTGTGTCTCTGATTTGGCGATCAATACGCCGGGTTGCCCGCAAGAAAATGTCTATGGTTGGACTGCGAAATTGGGTCTTTTGGCGATTGCCCATGAAGCTCGCGAACTTAAGGCTGAATTTAAAGGCTATAAGTAA
- a CDS encoding ArsA-related P-loop ATPase: protein MSQDFLKNTKVLVCVGSGGVGKTTVAASVGVLAAKQGLKVLVLTIDPAKRLAQTLGIEGTNDVTKVPGQNFKGELWASVIDHKKTFDDFVERAAQKSEAVRRIFDNSLYKQLSTNLSGSQEFTSLEKLYSVYESGKFDLIILDTPPTKHALDFLKAPQKLSALFSEGVAKWFRDPEGKKSGILSHLIQAGTRQVLKVLETLTGSQFIRELGDFFINIEQWQGKLLQRTTEVQRMLVAPTTKFFLVTSFDQAKLKEAEYFSREIRKGGYNLDTVILNRVFPHWLDLRVGYEGGTAEQGLADLYMQMKTYYNHRDAIYRQFEKKMSIEARVLRIPDLVKDVSDLSGLEEISALITEEEKSK from the coding sequence ATGAGCCAGGATTTTTTAAAAAACACCAAAGTCTTAGTTTGTGTCGGCAGCGGGGGAGTGGGTAAAACCACGGTTGCCGCTTCAGTTGGCGTTCTTGCGGCCAAGCAGGGTTTGAAAGTCTTAGTTTTAACCATCGATCCTGCCAAGCGCTTGGCGCAAACTTTGGGCATTGAAGGCACCAACGATGTGACCAAAGTTCCTGGCCAAAATTTCAAAGGCGAGTTGTGGGCGTCAGTCATTGATCACAAAAAAACCTTCGATGATTTTGTGGAAAGAGCCGCGCAAAAGTCAGAAGCTGTTCGTCGCATTTTCGATAACAGTCTGTACAAACAACTTTCCACAAACTTAAGCGGATCCCAAGAGTTCACGTCGCTTGAAAAACTTTATTCGGTCTATGAGTCGGGCAAATTTGATTTGATTATTCTTGATACTCCGCCGACGAAACACGCTTTGGATTTCCTGAAAGCTCCGCAAAAACTTTCAGCCCTTTTCAGCGAGGGTGTGGCGAAATGGTTCCGCGATCCCGAGGGTAAAAAATCCGGTATCCTGAGTCATTTGATTCAAGCGGGAACTCGTCAGGTATTAAAAGTTTTAGAAACTTTGACGGGCTCGCAGTTCATTCGTGAACTGGGTGATTTCTTTATCAATATCGAGCAATGGCAAGGCAAACTTTTGCAGCGAACAACGGAAGTTCAGCGCATGTTGGTTGCGCCGACGACTAAATTCTTTTTGGTCACAAGCTTTGATCAAGCCAAGCTTAAAGAAGCCGAATACTTTTCCCGTGAAATTCGTAAGGGCGGATACAATCTGGACACAGTGATTTTAAACCGTGTGTTTCCTCACTGGCTAGACCTCCGGGTAGGTTATGAAGGTGGAACGGCAGAGCAAGGGCTCGCGGACTTGTACATGCAAATGAAGACCTATTACAATCATAGGGATGCGATCTATCGCCAGTTTGAAAAAAAGATGTCGATAGAAGCACGCGTGCTGCGGATTCCTGATTTGGTCAAAGATGTTTCTGATCTTTCGGGCTTGGAAGAAATTAGCGCCCTCATTACTGAGGAGGAGAAATCCAAATGA
- a CDS encoding ArsA family ATPase codes for MKQEIHFVTGKGGVGKSVVAAALALKLSRQGKKVLLVELGDQSFFKDFFELADVTFHPQLIQPNLSLALWTGESCLREYAQYLVKVESLAKLFFDNAVMRAFINIAPGLPELAMLGKITSGPRKYGPPMPFDCVVVDAFATGHFKALMEAPAGMAQAVQIGPMGEQSRSIIRVLKDPEVSKYHIVSLPEELPLKESTELSEMLQKEFSVEPTLVMNKVLDVNIPRASLQNAESLTTSDLGLFAQYLEQQLDRQSQMMDQAKTKFKKILKVPLFFETNPWTLVEKAVEKLP; via the coding sequence ATGAAGCAAGAGATTCATTTTGTGACTGGAAAAGGGGGCGTTGGGAAGTCAGTTGTGGCTGCCGCTCTCGCGCTAAAACTCAGCCGTCAGGGAAAAAAAGTACTCCTGGTGGAGCTTGGAGATCAAAGCTTCTTCAAGGATTTCTTTGAGTTAGCTGATGTCACCTTTCATCCGCAGTTAATACAACCGAACCTCTCCCTGGCGCTGTGGACCGGGGAAAGCTGCCTGCGAGAGTACGCCCAGTACCTCGTCAAAGTCGAAAGCCTCGCCAAACTTTTCTTTGATAATGCCGTTATGAGGGCATTTATCAATATAGCTCCGGGACTGCCCGAGCTTGCGATGCTGGGAAAAATCACTTCTGGCCCCCGTAAATATGGACCACCAATGCCTTTTGATTGCGTGGTGGTCGACGCTTTTGCAACGGGACATTTCAAGGCTTTGATGGAAGCACCCGCGGGAATGGCGCAAGCCGTACAGATTGGTCCCATGGGCGAGCAAAGTCGTAGCATCATTCGTGTACTGAAGGATCCTGAAGTTTCAAAATATCATATCGTTTCGTTACCAGAAGAACTGCCACTGAAAGAATCGACCGAGCTTTCTGAAATGTTGCAGAAAGAATTTTCCGTCGAACCAACGCTGGTAATGAATAAAGTTTTGGACGTGAACATTCCGCGTGCTTCTTTGCAAAATGCGGAATCACTGACAACATCTGATCTGGGGTTGTTTGCGCAATACCTGGAACAACAACTGGATCGTCAGTCGCAAATGATGGATCAGGCAAAAACGAAATTTAAAAAGATACTGAAAGTGCCACTATTCTTTGAAACAAATCCGTGGACCCTTGTTGAAAAGGCTGTGGAGAAACTTCCATGA
- the tig gene encoding trigger factor → MKSNVEKVSNLSRKMNIEIPAAVVAASFNKMFISIQKDVEIKGFRKGKAPLNTIKSMYGDRVKQDVVQDLVQKHYAQALEEHKLDPISYPEFEFADVTADKDFSFSAAFDVRPEITLKKYEGLEVEKEAFSFDAKKVDDVLNNIRSSRATFETVTEDRAAKNGDVAVVDFTGFMNGAPLENGAGTDHNLELGAKQFIEGFEEGVVGMKKGETKTLSLKFPDPYHSAELAGKPVEFKVTLKEIKAKVLPELNDEFIKTLGGPESLADLKKTIQEDLEQNDKKRIEDGFKNRTLKTLVKENPVEVPPSLLKEQKASLVEDFKKRMSEQGMGEADFSSYVQKWDADFTATATEMIQSSFLVDAIAKKHDLFAKKEDLDAKFEEYAKQTNIEVSRIKEFYGRPDQSSRLTYQITEEKVINFLNKTIKVKEVPAGTFKDEQN, encoded by the coding sequence ATGAAATCAAACGTAGAAAAGGTTTCTAACCTTTCCAGAAAGATGAACATTGAAATCCCAGCTGCTGTTGTTGCGGCTTCTTTCAACAAAATGTTCATTAGCATCCAAAAAGACGTGGAAATCAAAGGCTTCCGTAAAGGTAAAGCTCCTTTGAACACAATCAAATCCATGTACGGCGATCGTGTAAAACAAGACGTTGTCCAAGACCTAGTTCAAAAACATTATGCGCAAGCATTGGAAGAGCACAAACTTGATCCTATCAGCTATCCAGAATTTGAATTCGCTGATGTGACTGCTGACAAAGACTTCTCTTTCTCTGCAGCATTTGATGTTCGCCCAGAAATCACTTTGAAAAAATACGAAGGTTTGGAAGTTGAAAAAGAAGCTTTCTCTTTCGACGCTAAAAAAGTTGACGACGTGTTGAACAACATCCGTTCATCTCGCGCAACATTCGAAACAGTAACTGAAGATCGCGCTGCTAAAAACGGTGACGTTGCAGTTGTTGATTTCACTGGCTTCATGAATGGTGCTCCACTTGAAAACGGCGCTGGCACTGACCACAACCTTGAATTGGGCGCAAAACAATTCATCGAAGGTTTTGAAGAAGGCGTTGTAGGAATGAAAAAAGGCGAAACTAAAACTTTGTCTTTGAAATTCCCAGATCCATACCACTCTGCAGAGCTTGCTGGTAAACCAGTTGAGTTCAAAGTTACTTTGAAAGAAATCAAAGCAAAAGTATTGCCTGAGTTGAACGATGAGTTCATCAAAACTTTGGGTGGACCAGAGTCTTTGGCTGACTTGAAAAAAACAATTCAAGAAGACCTTGAGCAAAACGACAAAAAACGTATCGAAGACGGTTTCAAAAACCGCACTTTGAAAACTTTGGTTAAAGAAAACCCAGTTGAAGTTCCTCCGTCTTTGTTGAAAGAACAAAAAGCTTCATTGGTTGAAGACTTCAAAAAACGTATGTCTGAACAAGGCATGGGCGAAGCTGACTTCTCTTCTTACGTTCAAAAATGGGATGCTGATTTCACAGCGACTGCAACTGAGATGATCCAATCTTCATTCTTGGTAGATGCTATTGCAAAGAAACATGATCTATTCGCGAAAAAAGAAGACTTGGATGCTAAGTTTGAAGAGTACGCAAAACAAACAAACATCGAAGTTTCTCGTATCAAAGAATTCTACGGCCGTCCTGACCAATCAAGCCGTTTGACTTACCAAATCACTGAAGAAAAAGTGATCAACTTCTTGAACAAAACTATCAAAGTTAAAGAAGTTCCAGCTGGTACATTCAAAGACGAACAAAACTAA
- a CDS encoding lipopolysaccharide assembly protein LapB produces the protein MNYLKIIEASEELLRNGQVAKAAQNFKKIRLSKVVTKDAVHVAQFARRTGQITAGLKVLQRQISKKQTVDRQNLEFKAEYANVLTLIGCVTEALGILAEVTTQSIPEALLAKSWCHFEVWEYSKAIPLLKKYVRVQSDEYLRLAGYVNLAEALLGAGDPVSAIAIATKAAAEAKRKYYTRLLANALHIRAQAYELQHDLAKSNSDLKQAMEIFGSSLTSDAFLIRRQIAINDSIRNKKAASLVKAKDEALGLGEYESLRHLDYKSLEIKFNNEVFNHLYYGSPYEHFRTRLLKRFPQGKIRRNYIWGDKSGTALDLSTENVHFGTKSVEITPQVHRLLLTLINDSYNPVRIGGIYSSSFPGSHFIADHSSTVVHQALKRLRQWFEENEIPLTVECTKRRYRLIQLKPVGIILSKDSFKELEGLSTIQKLRRAFVIAHEFGMTDAIDVLGISKASAHRALVSEIMSGNIEKKHKGRNTKYVIKAGE, from the coding sequence GTGAACTATTTGAAAATAATTGAAGCCTCTGAAGAACTTCTTAGGAACGGCCAAGTAGCTAAAGCCGCTCAGAATTTTAAGAAAATACGACTCTCAAAAGTCGTTACAAAAGATGCCGTTCACGTGGCTCAATTCGCCCGCCGTACGGGGCAAATAACTGCCGGATTAAAAGTTTTACAACGGCAGATTTCAAAGAAACAAACTGTGGATAGGCAGAATCTGGAATTTAAAGCTGAGTATGCAAACGTGCTTACTCTCATCGGCTGCGTGACTGAGGCATTGGGCATCTTGGCAGAGGTGACTACCCAGTCAATCCCCGAAGCTCTGCTTGCAAAGTCCTGGTGTCACTTTGAAGTATGGGAGTATTCGAAAGCTATTCCTTTACTAAAAAAGTATGTGCGTGTTCAAAGCGATGAATATCTTCGTCTTGCTGGATATGTGAATTTAGCGGAAGCACTTCTCGGCGCTGGCGATCCGGTTTCTGCGATAGCAATCGCCACCAAGGCGGCTGCCGAAGCGAAACGAAAGTACTACACTCGTCTGCTTGCAAATGCTCTGCACATACGGGCGCAGGCTTATGAACTGCAACACGACCTTGCTAAATCGAATTCTGACTTGAAACAGGCAATGGAGATCTTTGGATCATCGCTGACCTCTGATGCCTTTCTGATCCGTCGTCAGATTGCCATCAATGATTCAATTCGAAATAAAAAGGCTGCTTCGCTCGTTAAAGCCAAAGATGAAGCTTTAGGATTGGGTGAATACGAAAGCTTAAGGCATCTTGATTATAAGAGTTTAGAGATTAAGTTTAACAACGAGGTGTTCAATCATCTTTACTATGGCTCCCCTTATGAACATTTTCGCACACGGCTTCTAAAACGATTTCCACAAGGCAAAATCCGCAGAAACTATATCTGGGGTGATAAATCCGGGACAGCGCTTGATCTATCTACGGAGAATGTCCACTTCGGTACAAAGTCTGTTGAAATTACTCCCCAAGTGCACCGACTTCTTTTGACTCTGATTAATGATTCCTACAATCCCGTGCGTATTGGTGGGATTTACTCTTCGAGTTTTCCAGGATCTCACTTTATAGCAGACCACTCCTCAACAGTGGTTCATCAGGCATTAAAGCGGTTGCGACAATGGTTTGAGGAGAACGAAATTCCCCTGACTGTTGAATGTACAAAACGCAGATACAGATTAATTCAGCTGAAGCCGGTCGGCATTATCTTATCGAAAGATTCGTTCAAGGAACTTGAGGGATTGTCGACGATTCAAAAGTTGAGACGTGCCTTTGTTATCGCGCATGAATTTGGGATGACTGATGCGATAGACGTGTTGGGTATATCAAAGGCCTCCGCTCATCGCGCCTTAGTCTCTGAGATAATGAGCGGAAATATTGAAAAGAAGCATAAAGGACGAAATACCAAGTACGTTATTAAAGCTGGGGAGTGA
- a CDS encoding alpha/beta fold hydrolase: MRKILLLSLLVLSACASQSTKTETAPPPPMKGFDAELTQFNYPFPVSYFSFHAQNQDLKMAYMDVAPEKSSDKVIVLFHGKNFSGYYFEDMAKVLVGKGYRVIMIDQIGFGKSTKPEMFQYSLHALASYSKMLLDNLKVTKFQLLGHSMGGMLAARYALMYPENITKLFMIDPLGLEDWKTLTTYKSVDQLYAQELAGNIDKVKKYQLEYYYDGKWKPEYDKYLVPAQGWFEGPDSARLAWTSALTSEAIFTQPVYYEFKNLKVPTVLVIGTKDKTAIGKAWAPEENKKKMGNYPKMAKDVISKIPKGKLISLEGMGHTPFIENPEKFWKAFTPQL, translated from the coding sequence ATGAGAAAAATACTTTTGCTTTCACTTCTGGTTTTATCGGCTTGTGCTTCTCAATCTACAAAGACTGAGACCGCGCCTCCGCCACCTATGAAGGGTTTTGATGCTGAACTGACTCAGTTCAATTATCCATTCCCGGTTTCTTATTTTTCTTTCCATGCACAGAACCAAGATTTGAAAATGGCCTATATGGATGTGGCTCCAGAAAAAAGTTCTGACAAAGTGATCGTGCTTTTCCATGGAAAAAACTTTTCAGGTTACTACTTTGAAGACATGGCGAAAGTATTAGTTGGCAAAGGCTACCGTGTGATCATGATTGATCAAATCGGTTTTGGAAAATCGACAAAGCCTGAAATGTTTCAATATTCACTGCACGCCTTGGCATCCTATTCAAAAATGCTGCTCGACAATTTGAAGGTCACGAAATTCCAACTGCTGGGCCACTCCATGGGAGGAATGCTCGCGGCTCGCTATGCTTTGATGTATCCCGAAAATATCACGAAACTTTTCATGATCGATCCATTGGGACTTGAGGACTGGAAAACTTTAACGACGTATAAAAGTGTCGACCAACTGTATGCCCAAGAGCTCGCAGGCAATATCGACAAGGTTAAAAAATATCAGTTGGAGTACTATTATGATGGCAAATGGAAACCTGAATACGACAAATACCTGGTGCCTGCTCAAGGTTGGTTCGAAGGTCCCGATTCGGCTCGTCTGGCATGGACGTCAGCATTAACCTCCGAGGCAATCTTCACGCAGCCGGTTTACTATGAATTCAAAAACCTAAAAGTGCCGACAGTTCTAGTTATTGGCACAAAAGACAAAACAGCCATCGGTAAAGCTTGGGCTCCAGAAGAAAACAAAAAGAAAATGGGCAACTACCCAAAGATGGCGAAAGACGTGATCAGCAAAATTCCCAAAGGAAAACTGATTTCCCTAGAAGGGATGGGTCACACTCCATTCATCGAAAACCCAGAAAAATTCTGGAAAGCCTTCACTCCCCAGCTTTAA